Proteins from a genomic interval of Cottoperca gobio chromosome 8, fCotGob3.1, whole genome shotgun sequence:
- the LOC115011631 gene encoding uncharacterized protein LOC115011631, with translation MLENYKRHLRSDLENKKMGNMESWEREREREMILDIFVQKLGEGPDLKVNNSIEKFTGLASSDNLTQHYEKRKMEASDCTAGWIKNLVEKLANLTPAPALAGLGAFAIAVFIDVVSFSPPEDSTKDSLRCVFAEEKASEVWDQIDECLKRCMAHIKNKDELRSNIERIECQLSAALTKLKNSMLRDNHMSSQALKAWVNGAAFHIQMLIHLVRLGGIQTCDPVKGFLSTYQSDLDTLFKKHKEFIKEKCYYSIWSLVFNFPCLVDEDSKSHYLRPHALGSYALRSPAFRPRALDPHISFDRYVEALYEHRYSRQMREVQLYFSDVTQNLQRLVEQRGYFNV, from the exons A TGTTAGAAAACTACAAACGCCATCTTCGATCTGACCTTGAAAACAAGAAGATGGGTAATATGGAGAgctgggagagggagagggagagggagatgatACTGGACATTTTTGTGCAGAAACTCGGCGAGGGTCCAGATCTGAAAGTCAACAACAGCATTGAGAAGTTCACCGGTCTTGCCTCTTCAGACAATCTGACACAACACTACGAGAAGAGAAAAATGGAGGCCAGCGACTGCACTGCAGGCTGGATAAAAAACCTGGTGGAGAAACTGGCCAATTTAACACCAGCTCCAGCACTGGCGGGCCTCGGAGCGTTCGCCATCGCTGTCTTCATCGACGTTGTTTCCTTCAGTCCGCCTGAAGACAGCACGAAGGACTCACTGCGATGTGTGTTTGCTGAGGAGAAGGCCTCCGAGGTCTGGGATCAGATCGACGAGTGTCTGAAGAGATGCATGGCGCACATTAAGAATAAAGACGAGCTGAGGAGCAACATTGAACGGATCGAGTGCCAGCTGAGCGCCGCCCTCACCAAGCTGAAGAACTCCATGCTGAGGGACAACCACATGTCGTCTCAGGCTCTGAAGGCCTGGGTTAACGGGGCAGCCTTCCACATCCAGATGCTGATCCACCTGGTGAGACTCGGAGGGATTCAAACCTGCGACCCTGTAAAGGGATTCCTCTCGACTTATCAGAGCGATCTGGACACACTGTTCAAAAAGCACAAGgaatttataaaagaaaagtgcTATTATAGTATATGGAGTTTAGTGTTTAATTTCCCTTGTCTGGTGGATGAAGATTCAAAGAGCCATTACTTACGTCCTCATGCCTTAGGTTCTTATGCCTTACGTAGTCCTGCCTTTCGTCCTCGTGCCTTAGATCCTCATATTAGCTTTGACAGATACGTTGAGGCTTTGTATGAGCACAGGTACAGCAGGCAGATGCGTGAGGTTCAGCTGTACTTCAGTGACGTCACACAGAACCTGCAGAGGCTGGTTGAACAAAGAGGCTACTTTAATGTCTAA